The genomic interval GAAgtgaaataaatgcaaaatccTTTTCGCTCGCTATAACAAGTATGGTAGGTAATTTATTGCTTGAAATGTATTTTAGTGTCTAAactttttttgtgattttttctTCTCATTGCTGAATTTGCTGGCATTATAAACAGGGCACAGGACTTGTGGTTGAAGTAATCCGCAGGAAATGTTATGGTAGAACGGGGCTGATTGGCTGTCGTGTGGGTGAGATATGTGAGTGGTTGGATCTCCAATGGGTAACTGGATCCCGATTAACCGATCACAACGGGTCCCAGGCCATGGACGCTCTTGATCAGCAGAGGAGAAGGATGCACCTGGGTAATGGCTGCATGGGAAATAGCGCCTGGCACCACGCTCACAACCTGGGGAGCAACCAGAGGCGATCCGACGACGGTGGGTCCCCAGATTCCAGGTGCAACC from Drosophila yakuba strain Tai18E2 chromosome 3L, Prin_Dyak_Tai18E2_2.1, whole genome shotgun sequence carries:
- the LOC6539487 gene encoding neuropeptide-like 3; this encodes MFKLCVFVALLSLAAAAPAPAPAPGLIAPGLVAPGIWGPTVVGSPLVAPQVVSVVPGAISHAAITQVHPSPLLIKSVHGLGPVVIG